The following coding sequences lie in one Prionailurus viverrinus isolate Anna chromosome X, UM_Priviv_1.0, whole genome shotgun sequence genomic window:
- the AGTR2 gene encoding type-2 angiotensin II receptor: MKSNFTLAAISKNITNSLHFGLVNIVGNQSTFNCSHKPSDKHLDAIPVLYYIIFAIGFLVNTIVVTLFCCQKGPKKVSSIYIFNLAVADLMLLATLPLWATYYSYRYDWLFGPVMCKVFGSFLTLNMFASIFFITCMSVDRYQSVIYPFLSQRRNPWQASYIVPLVWCMACVSSLPTFYFRDVRTIEYLGVNACIMAFPPEKYAQWSAGIALMKNILGFIIPLIFIATCYFGIRKHLLKANSYGKNRITRDQVLKMAAAVVLAFIICWLPFHVLTFLDALAWMGVINSCEVIAVIDLVLPFAILLGFTNSCINPFLYCFVGNRFQQKLRQVFRVPITCLQGKRESVSCRKSSSLREMETFVS; the protein is encoded by the coding sequence ATGAAGAGCAACTTCACCCTCGCCGCCATCAGCAAAAACATCACCAACAGTCTTCACTTCGGACTCGTGAACATCGTTGGCAACCAGTCTACCTTCAACTGCTCGCATAAACCGTCAGATAAGCATTTAGACGCAATCCCTGTCCTCTACTATATCATTTTTGCGATTGGATTTCTTGTCAATACTATTGTGGTCACACTGTTTTGTTGTCAAAAGGGCCCTAAAAAGGTGTCCAGCATTTACATCTTCAACCTGGCTGTGGCTGACTTAATGCTCTTGGCTACTCTGCCTCTCTGGGCAACCTATTACTCTTACAGATATGACTGGCTCTTCGGCCCCGTCATGTGCAAAGTGTTTGGCTCCTTCCTGACCCTGAACATGTTTGCGAGCATTTTTTTCATCACCTGCATGAGTGTCGATAGGTACCAATCTGTTATCTATCCCTTTCTGTCTCAAAGAAGGAATCCCTGGCAAGCGTCTTACATAGTTCCCCTGGTCTGGTGTATGGCCTGTGTGTCCTCGCTGCCAACATTTTATTTCCGAGACGTCCGAACCATTGAGTATTTAGGAGTGAATGCTTGCATTATGGCTTTCCCACCCGAGAAATATGCCCAATGGTCAGCTGGCATTGCCTTAATGAAAAATATCCTCGGTTTTATTATCCCTTTGATATTCATAGCAACGTGCTATTTCGGAATCCGAAAACACTTACTGAAGGCCAACAGCTATGGGAAGAACAGAATAACGCGTGACCAAGTCCTAAAGATGGCGGCTGCTGTGGTCCTGGCATTCATCATCTGTTGGCTTCCCTTCCATGTTCTGACCTTCCTGGACGCTCTGGCCTGGATGGGTGTCATTAATAGCTGTGAAGTTATAGCCGTCATTGACCTGGTACTTCCTTTTGCCATCCTCCTGGGATTCACCAACAGCTGCATTAATccctttttgtattgttttgttggTAACCGGTTCCAGCAGAAGCTCCGCCAGGTGTTTAGGGTTCCAATTACTTGCCTCCAAGGCAAGCGAGAGAGCGTGTCGTGCCGAAAAAGCAGTTCCCTTAGAGAAATGGAGACCTTTGTGTCCTAA